From Cryptococcus neoformans var. neoformans B-3501A chromosome 6, whole genome shotgun sequence, the proteins below share one genomic window:
- a CDS encoding hypothetical protein (HMMPfam hit to Ribonuclease_3, RNase3 domain, score: 45.5, E(): 1.4e-10) — protein MLRMLQSALRRGTDPAPAIARTPAALRTSLLPRHFSLLCRPLQPQHSTRPKLAKAPKAAKPLKTPKFFKASKQSNAKEPYKPRKSKGPVLSETRVTFQLPVSPENATASKNPSSPIHLPFDKLLVMVRAADVVSRMEMPEELPDFPLPPLPDIYDRELLRQVFTHTSYVGARKQSALFDKEAFHHDNEKLEHVGDALLGCIVTCLLHDLYPNLNPGNATEMKAICVCNQTLSQLSRRYKMPERLITDVNATEILKNGTKTTANIFEAYVAGLHYSYLKHGNTKDVDGGDGPKTHGQGLEHLQGWLRPLFEPIAEWVLGYMKKEQERLEAETAVKAGLMDTDLDDLANGASGKLNELFISRGAGMPVYTYEPRGVDMWKAIVIARNRDGKEWQGEATRTKKKQAATVAAYKILMQLEVV, from the exons ATGCTGCGCATGCTTCAGAGCGCACTGAGGAGAGGAACGGATCCTGCCCCTGCCATCGCCCGCACGCCAGCCGCATTGAGAACATCCCTGCTGCCCCGTCACTTCTCTCTGCTCTGTAGACCGCTTCAACCGCAACACTCGACTCGTCCCAAACTGGCCAAGGCTCCCAAAGCTGCAAAGCCTCTGAAAACCCCCAAGTTTTTCAAGGCCTCCAAACAAAGCAACGCAAAAGAACCATACAAGCCACGCAAATCCAAAGGCCCGGTACTTTCTGAAACACGAGTAACTTTCCAACTCCCCGTATCTCCCGAAAACGCAACGGCTTCCAAAAATCCGTCCTCTCCAATCCACCTTCCCTTTGACAAACTCCTCGTCATGGTCCGAGCCGCCGATGTTGTCAGCCGCATGGAAATGCCGGAGGAGCTTCCGGATTTCCCCTTGCCCCCCCTTCCGGATATCTATGATCGTGAGCTCTTACGTCAAGTCTTTACGCACACCAGCTACGTGGGAGCGAGGAAGCAATCTGCACTGTTTGATAAGGAGGCCTTTCATCATGACAATGAGAAACTGGAACATGTCGGGGATGCTTTGTTAG GCTGTATTGTGACCTGTTTGCTTCACGACTTGTATCCGAACCTCAATCCGGGCAACGCAACT GAAATGAAAGCTATCTGCGTTTGCAATCAGACGTTATCACAACTCTCTAGGCGCTATAAGATGCCAGAACGTCTCATAACAGACGTGAATGCTACAGAAATTTTGAAGAACGGGACAAAAACCACAGCCAACATCTTTGAGGCATATGTCGCTGGCCTCCACTACTCTTATCTCAAACATG GCAACACGAAAGATGTTGACGGAGGTGACGGGCCAAAAACTCATGGACAAGGTCTTGAACATTTGCAAGGATGGCTTCGACCACTCTTTGAACCGATCGCTGAATGGGTATTGGGTTacatgaagaaggaacaagaACGGTTGGAAGCAGAAAcagctgtcaaggctggaTTAATGGATACCGACCTCGACGACTTGGCGAATGGTGCGTCAGGAAAGCTTAACGAGCTGTTCATCTCCAGAGGGGCGGGTATGCCTGTGTATACGTATGAGCCACGGGGAGTTGATATGTGGAAGGCGATTGTAATCGCACGTAATAGGGACGGGAAAGAGTG GCAAGGTGAAGCTACACgaacaaagaagaaacaggCGGCCACGGTTGCGGCATACAAGATCCTAATGCAGCTAGAAGTGGTTTGA
- a CDS encoding hypothetical protein (Match to ESTs gb|CF191501.1|CF191501, gb|CF188802.1|CF188802, gb|CF194425.1|CF194425; HMMPfam hit to p450, Cytochrome P450, score: 43.1, E(): 2.4e-13) produces the protein MESHTVLRPTAIPDLAAIKTWGLEGLTKAKFSFDTKTTTATILTLILSLLVLEQLVYRAKKAHLPGAKWTIPVIGKFADSLNPTLANYKAQWNSGPLSAVSVFNIFIVIGSSNEMARKILNSPNHAEPCLVASAKKVLLPENWVFLHGKVHADYRKALNVLFTKQALSIYLPIQEKIYRSYFNKWMSDPAPAQQYMMKMRDLNMDTSLSVFIGPYLTEAQKQEINDKYWLITISLELVNFPLAIPGTKVYNAIQARKIVMKYLSAASAASKIRMEDDDAEPECLLDHWVRAMILARRAKDDGEQTRLLSREYSDHEIAMVLLSFLFASQDAMSSALVYTFQLTADHPEVLEKVREEQYRVRGNDLERPLTLDMLDDMVYTRATIKEVLRFRPPVIMVPYMTTKPFPVSPEYTAPKNSMIIPAFWNSLHDETCYPEPDRFLPERWLPQADGSAPIADSKPQNYLVWGSGPHKCIGGQYASMHLAATLGTASVLMDWKHERTELSDEVQVIAAIFPKDHCLLKFTPRAPPS, from the exons ATGGAATCCCATACCGTTCTCCGCCCCACGGCCATCCCTGATCTTGCCGCGATCAAGACTTGGGGTCTTGAAGGACTCACCAAGGCCAAGTTCAGCTTTGACAC CAAAACCACCACTGCCACCATCCTTACCCttatcctctctcttcttgtcctcgAACAGCTCGTCTACAGGGCCAAGAAAGCACACTTGCCCGGTGCCAAATGGACCATTCCCGTCATTGGCAAGTTTGCCGACTCTTTGAACCCCACCTTGGCCAACTACAAGGCCCAGTGGAACTCTGGACCTTTGAGCGCTGTTTCCGTGTTCAACAT tttcatcgtcatcggtTCCTCCAACGAAATGGCCAGGAAGATCCTCAACTCCCCCAACCACGCTGAACCCTGTCTCGTCGCTTCTGCCAAGAAGGTCTTGTTGCCTGAGAACTGGGTCTTTTTGCACGGCAAAGTCCATGCCGACTACAGGAAGGCATTGAACGTTCTCTTCACCAAGCAGGCTCTCAG TATCTACCTCCCCATTCAGGAGAAGATCTACCGAAGCTATTTCAACAAGTGGATGTCTGATCCCGCCCCTGCTCAGCAGTacatgatgaagatgcgaGACCTCAACATGGACACTTCTCTTTCCGTGTTCATCGGCCCTTATCTCACTGAGGCCCAGAAGCAAGAGATCAACGACAAGTACTGGCTTATCACCATCTCTCTCGAGCTCGTCAACTTCCCCCTCGCTATCCCTGGTACCAAAGTTTACAACGCTATCCAGGCTAGAAAGATTGTCATGAAGTATCTCTCCGCTGCCAGTGCTGCCAGTAAGATCAGGATGGAGGACGACGACGCCGAGCCCGAGTGTCTTTTGGACCACTGGGTGCGAGCCATGATCCTTGCCCGTCGTGCCAAGGATGACGGTGAGCAGACCAGACTCCTTTCTCGAGAGTACAGCGACCACGAAATTGCCATGGTTCTCTTGTCGTTCCTTTTCGCCTCTCAGGACGCCATGTCTTCCGCTCTCGTCTACACATTCCAGCTTACTGCCGACCACCCCGAAGTTCTTGAGAAGGTTAGGGAGGAGCAGTACAGGGTTAGGGGTAACGACCTCGAGAGGCCCTTGACTTTGGACATGCTTGACGACATGGTTTACACCCGAGCTACTATCAAGGAAGTTTTGAGGTTTAGGCCTCCTGTCATCATG GTTCCCTACATGACCACCAAGCCCTTCCCCGTCTCCCCCGAATACACCGCGCCCAAGAACTCTATGATCATCCCTGCCTTTTGGAACTCTTTACACGACGAGACCTGTTACCCTGAGCCCGATCGATTCCTTCCCGAACGATGGCTCCCCCAGGCCGACGGTTCAGCCCCTATCGCCGACTCCAAGCCCCAAAACTACCTCGTCTGGGGTAGCGGTCCGCACAAGTGTATCGGTGGCCAGTACGCTTCTATGCATTTGGCGGCCACTTTGGGTACGGCGAGTGTTTTGATGGATTGGAAGCACGAGAGGACCGAGTTGAGTGATGAAGTACAGGTCATTGCGGC TATCTTCCCCAAGGACCACTGTCTCCTTAAATTCACCCCTCGAGCTCCCCCTTCAtaa